In Vicugna pacos chromosome 27, VicPac4, whole genome shotgun sequence, one DNA window encodes the following:
- the ISL2 gene encoding insulin gene enhancer protein ISL-2 — translation MVDIIFHYPFLGTMGDHSKKKPGTAMCVGCGSQIHDQFILRVSPDLEWHAACLKCAECSQYLDETCTCFVRDGKTYCKRDYVRLFGIKCAKCQVGFSSSDLVMRARDSVYHIECFRCSVCSRQLLPGDEFSLREHELLCRADHGLLLERAAAGSPRSPGPLPGARGLHLPDPGSGRQPSLRPHVHKQTEKTTRVRTVLNEKQLHTLRTCYAANPRPDALMKEQLVEMTGLSPRVIRVWFQNKRCKDKKKSILMKQLQQQQHNDKTSLQGLTGTPLVAGSPIRHESAVQGSAVEVQTYQPPWKALSEFALQSDLDQPAFQQLVSFSESGSLGNSSGSDVTSLSSQLPDTPNSMVPSPVET, via the exons ATGGtggatattatttttcattatcctTTTCTGGGTACTATGGGGGATCATTCCAAGA AGAAGCCCGGGACGGCCATGTGCGTGGGCTGCGGGAGTCAGATCCACGACCAGTTTATCCTGCGGGTGTCGCCCGACCTCGAGTGGCACGCAGCCTGCCTCAAGTGCGCCGAGTGCAGCCAGTACCTTGACGAGACGTGCACGTGCTTCGTGAGAGACGGGAAGACCTATTGCAAGCGGGACTATGTCAG GCTCTTCGGCATCAAGTGCGCCAAGTGCCAGGTGGGCTTCAGCAGCAGCGATCTGGTGATGCGGGCGCGGGACAGCGTGTACCACATCGAGTGCTTCCGCTGCTCTGTGTGCAGCCGCCAGCTGCTGCCCGGCGACGAGTTCTCGTTGAGGGAGCACGAGCTGCTCTGCCGCGCGGACCACGGCCTCCTGCTCGAGCGCGCCGCGGCCGGCAGCCCGCGCAGCCCTGGACCGCTCCCCGGCGCCCGCGGCCTGCATCTGCCAG ACCCGGGGTCCGGCCGGCAGCCCTCGCTGCGCCCGCATGTGCACAAACAGACGGAGAAGACAACCCGCGTGCGGACCGTGCTCAACGAGAAGCAGCTGCACACTCTGCGGACGTGCTACGCCGCCAACCCACGGCCCGACGCGCTCATGAAGGAGCAGCTGGTGGAGATGACCGGCCTGAGCCCGCGAGTCATCCGAGTCTGGTTCCAGAACAAGCGTTGCAAGGATAAGAAGAAATCCATCCTTATGaagcagctgcagcagcagcagcacaacGATAAGACG AGCCTCCAGGGACTGACCGGGACGCCCCTGGTTGCGGGCAGCCCCATCCGCCACGAGAGCGCGGTGCAGGGCAGCGCTGTCGAGGTGCAGACGTACCAACCGCCCTGGAAAGCGCTCAGCGAGTTCGCCCTCCAGAGTGACCTGGACCAACCCGCCTTCCAGCAGCTG GTCTCCTTCTCCGAGTCTGGCTCCCTAGGCAACTCCTCCGGCAGCGACGTGACCTCCCTGTCATCGCAGCTCCCGGACACCCCCAACAGCATGGTGCCGAGTCCCGTGGAAACGTGA